CCCATCGGGCCGACGTCCTGCGGGACCGCCCACACCTCGTCGCCGGGCGACACCTGGTCCCATGCCCAGTCGACGTAGTCGCCCGCGATGTCCTCTGCACCGTAGGGCGTCAGGTCGAGCAGCGATTCGGGCAGCACGAACGACGGGATGTACTGGTACTCCACCTGTGCGACATCGGGCGCGCCTTCGCCGGCCTCGATCGCGCTGCGGAGCTTCTGGTAGTGGGGCAGGCCCTGGCCGACGTTCTCGACCTTGACGTCGATCGCGGGGTACTTCTCCTCGAAGAGCGCGACCTCGTTCTCGATGTCGGGAACCCACGTCCAGAACGTGAGCTCGGTCTCGGTGTTGAGGGCCTCCTCGCGCTGCTCTTCGGTGATGGGGCCGGCATCCTCACCGGCGTCGCCACCTCCGGGAGTGCAGCCGGAGAGGATCAATGCTGCGGCCACGGCGCCGGAGCCCAGCGCCAGTGCTGTTCTTGGTGCTTTCCTCATGTCCTTTTCCTTCTCTCGTGAAGACCGGAGACGTGTCGTCCCGGTCGTCTCACCCATCGATGAGGGTCTGCGTCGACCATGCGGCGAGGGGGAGTTCAGTGCCGGCCGCATGTGCTGCGGCGGTGACGGCGTCGACGACCGGGCGCGCGAGCGTGACCGTCGTCTCGTTCCAGCTCCAGTTGAAGACGAACGAGGCTCGGCGGCCGTCGGGGAGCGTGCCGGACGAGATCGTCACGGCGGGGCCGCGCTGCTGCGCCAGATCGTCGGCGATGGGCTCGGGAACCGCCCAGCGCACGAGATCGGCGGCGAACGTCGGCGACGGGACGCAGCCGACCACCGTGATCCGCCCCTCGCCGTGGTCGTTCGTCGTGACGGCGGGGAAGTCAGTGAAACGGGGGTGGCGGTATCGCGCGAGCACCTCTGCGCCGTCGGTGATGAGGCCGTCGGCCCAGAGGTCGGCTGCGGCATCCGTCGACACCGAAAGGCTGCCCTCACCCGTGACGGCGACGCGCTGTTGGAGGTTCGAGAACTCCTCGTAGTGCACGCCCGCCGCTTCGTAGAGGCGGTCGGGTGCGATCGCGACCCGGGCGCGCGCCTCGTCGTCGCCGTATCCCGTGCGTACGCCGATCACGAGGTGACCCCCTGCCGCGGCGTACTCGCGAAGAAGGTCGAGGTCGTCATCGGATGCCGCATAGAAGCCCGGCGCGATGAGCACCGGGAAGCGCGCAGCGAGCTCGGCGGCCCCGAACCCATGGGCCTGGCCGGTGTGCAGGATGCGCGATTGCGCACCCGCGTCGATGACGCCGCGGTGGAAGGCGTCGATGATGCGTGCGTACGACGCCCGGTCGGGCGCGCCCTGCTCGGTCGGGAACGGCGGGAAGAACTCGAGCGCGAACCGGCTGTCGGTCGACCACAGGATCGCGACATCCGCGTCGGGCTCGAACCCGTCGAGCTGCTCGCCGATGGCCGCGAGATCGGAGCCGAGCTCGGACAGCTCGGCATAGACCCGGCCGGGAACGAGGCTGTGCGGCAGCACGCCGCCCCAGTAGGTCTCGGTGCCGTAGGGGAGCGTGTGCCAGTGCCAGTACTCGATCATCGCGGCCCCGCGCGACACGAACGCGAGGGCGGACTGCTTGAGCTGGCCGGGGTAGGGCGGCAGGTTGAATTCGGACCCGCCGATCGACTGCGCGTCGGTCTCGGTGACGAGGAATCGCGACTGCTTCGAGGAGAAGATCCGGTCGGCCTGGCGGAAGAGTCCGGCCACGCCCGAGGTCGTCCAGTCCGTCACGGCGTCGAGCTCGAGCTCGGCGTCGAGGTGGTCCTGCATCGCGTAGTACGGATTTCCCGCGGTGATGTCGAGGGCGCCGACGAGCGCTTCGTCGTCGACCGCGGGGCGCGGATAGGCGATGCACGTTGTCACGAACTGCTCGTCGTTCGCGTACTCGCGCACGATGCCGGCCTGCCAGGCGATGAACTCGGTCGTGAGGTCGGCCTGGTACCGGCGCCAGGCGAGGTCGTACTGGGGGAGTGTGTTGCCGTCGGGCGTCCAGAGGTCGGACCAGTCGCTGAGCCGGTGCGACCAGTAGGTGAGGCCCCATTCGCGATTGAGGGTCTCGACGTCGCCGTACTTCGCTTTGAGGC
The Agromyces albus DNA segment above includes these coding regions:
- a CDS encoding beta-galactosidase, with the protein product MKRTDPVQPTGILFGAAYYAEYHREDRTAKDLDLMKDAKFSVIRVGESVWSTWEPRDNEFDLDWLQPVLDGAHERGIAVILGTPTYAVPPWLQTAYPEIAAERRTGERVPWGARQEVDYSHPAFLFHAERVIRAVVARYADHPAVIGFQVDNEPGMELFHNRGTFQRFVRRLKAKYGDVETLNREWGLTYWSHRLSDWSDLWTPDGNTLPQYDLAWRRYQADLTTEFIAWQAGIVREYANDEQFVTTCIAYPRPAVDDEALVGALDITAGNPYYAMQDHLDAELELDAVTDWTTSGVAGLFRQADRIFSSKQSRFLVTETDAQSIGGSEFNLPPYPGQLKQSALAFVSRGAAMIEYWHWHTLPYGTETYWGGVLPHSLVPGRVYAELSELGSDLAAIGEQLDGFEPDADVAILWSTDSRFALEFFPPFPTEQGAPDRASYARIIDAFHRGVIDAGAQSRILHTGQAHGFGAAELAARFPVLIAPGFYAASDDDLDLLREYAAAGGHLVIGVRTGYGDDEARARVAIAPDRLYEAAGVHYEEFSNLQQRVAVTGEGSLSVSTDAAADLWADGLITDGAEVLARYRHPRFTDFPAVTTNDHGEGRITVVGCVPSPTFAADLVRWAVPEPIADDLAQQRGPAVTISSGTLPDGRRASFVFNWSWNETTVTLARPVVDAVTAAAHAAGTELPLAAWSTQTLIDG